ACACCACTGTTTCTAATGGTACACGTCTTTCCTGATGAACTCTCAGAGTCATtcataattttgcataatcgcagcttgtaattttaatttttgatgAATGTATTTACTGTAGATTAACAGGCTACATCTGTAGCTTGATGTTCACAAAGGCCAACAGAAGGAAATCAATTAAAGGGAGAGTCCACCAATTTTAGACATTAAGGTGCCATGTCATGGTTTGTCTttctcagcctgtgaaaacagttgaacAATATCAATTTGTCAAGTGTGAGAAAAGAAACCCTGATGATCGCACAGTGATGCCATCAGGGTTTTCTCAGACTGGTTTTACAGAAGACAAATTCACAACAGAAAGTCTGTGATACAAACTTGTGTTGTGTAGTTAGGAAGACATTTTAAAAGGCGAACACAGAGTCGCTGGAATTTTTGTTGGAAACATGGAAGTAGCATGATAACTCAAGGCTAAATTTAGCCTTGGTGGATTTGGGGTTTTGGTGTGCCACCTTAAATGAATCAAGTGAAACAAAATACCAATTCAGTCAGATTACAGTCTAGAATTAATCGCTCATAAATTGCTTTAAtagcattatgggaaatgtagtatacagggtttttggagcttgactcataggtattaaaagtcaggttatctcagtcatttttaaatgtcttgaGTTCAACTGTATCACTGTATCTCTATCTTGctgcttatgttttttttgtttgttcgtttTGATCAGTCAGGGCCAGCAGAGTGAacttgtgaacacaacattgtcatatcatcaccttttcaGTTGATAAGGTGGAGTTGTTAGGAGACTATTGATTATTTCCACATTCAACAGTTGCAGAGCAACCCCCTATATCTATGAGGGGTGGGTGGCATCTACCTGTGTGTGGTCAGGGGCCCACTGTCTCACAGGCCTTGTTCAGGCCTGGGATTAACATGTGTCTCCAGTGgtccaatcacaagtggacaaCTTTaagtacaggtgtgaatgtACCCAACACACATTGAGGAagcatttgagatccgatcactcagaccacagtTGGAGTTGGTCTGGGACACATATTGCCACATTGTTTTGGGAATGTAAACAGAAATGTGTCCGAGGCACATTGAAGGTCAGCCTACTCAACCgacgtcctctgccacagtctaatTTTGTCATAGTCAGACCGCAACAAATTTAGTATTTTGCAAACGGAAATGATGTGTAGTTGCATATAGAGCGGGAAAGTGAGATCCAAGGTGGTCACTCGagactgtaaactgtaaatacagatggacgtagcctctgtgacgtcatcCATAGGTTTCTGTacagtggttttgaagctcgctgttgccatcttgccagtacctgactccaCTCCAACtgccctcaatcctccataactttagtccttcataaaatgtgaacaggtgagttatataaacaggtttcatgaaggaggaaatcagctgtagagaccaaaacagtttttgtaccaggctgtaaacatgtttatttctgctgtaaagttggacatttgaatatgggagtctatggggactgactcactgttggagccagactctagtggtcacaagaggaactgcaggttttgttattcttttctctttttttctctctcatcagATCAGAGAATCTTTTTCCTCATGGTCTATGGATCCTTTAAATGCAGTTTGACGAACTCCAGCTGACTGTTATATGCCTTTTACTCAAGGCCTGAATTAGAGGGACTGCTGGGTCACCCTCCTTGTCCAAGGCCCCTCTTCCCTAGTTACTCAGTTTGGTCAGACAGCCAACTCTAGAAAGAGTCCTGTTAGTTCCaaactttttccatttcacaattattgaggccactgtgctgCTAGGAACGCTCAAAGCTTTAAATATGGTTTTACAGCCTTGACCCAATCTATGCCTCtaccaagcagcaacctctgaggctgaaaaatgaagccaacttggaagtgctaaaaactgcagttcctctaatggccacttgaggctgtctccaaaagtgagtcagtccccatagactcctatgttaaaatgtccatctttacagcagaaataaacatgtttacagcctggtacaaaaactgttttagtcttgatagctaatttcctcattcatgacacctgttcatataactcacctgtttacattttattaaggcttaaagttatacataattgagggtgtgctgctttgagtgacaggtgggttaGCGTATGTTGCCACAAAGTCTCGGTTCCAAACACGCTAGAtttctttgcccatttttggattagccagaAGTTAGGCAAAGTCAAACAATGCCAAGATAACAATGGCGGAGCAGCTTGTGGAGGTTTACAGAGAGCTCCTTGGACTTCATGACTTGGTGTTTGTCTGGACATTATATACACAGTTGCCTTTAAACTATGTCAAATCAATTACGTTTGCTATAAAGGGACTAAAATCAAGTCCGAGACACATgtcaataataattaaacaggAAGCACCTGAACACAGCTTAGAGCAAAAGCAAAGGGtatgaatacttttgtaaataagaaaagatttcagtttttcagttcagatttttaataaatttgccaAAACTTCTAAAAACATTGTCATTATGGGTTGTTGAATGTAGATTCGAATTAAATCTATAacacaatgtgacatttttactttttattcagaTTTCCACGTTTTGGGGGCATCACCACCATGTACATGAATTAGGCAATGGTGGATAAGAAtattttgagattatttttatcattattattaattgtcaCCAGTGCAacaagtgcaagtgtgtgtgtatgtgggtatGAGGGTATGAGGGTATGAGGGTATGCACATTTCAGCCTAGAATTTGACGCATGtatcacagtgaaaataattattatttgacAGCAACTACAATACAggttataaatataatatataaataaaccatactactgtttatttatttatgtattttacattaaaatgaaaaacagttttgtctTTGCATAAAACTACAGTTTCACCTACAGTACATATACCACTAAATCAGAAATGTGGACATACTCTTGCTTTCTaagctgtttttcactttaCGAACATTATAAACTTTAACAATCAGATTATTTTGCCTGGACAGAACAACCTCTTGAGGTGTTTataaatttctttcattttcagtccaTATATGATCGGATTAAAGAGAGGATGGTACAGAATCATTTGTAATGTCATTATGAAACGTACAGTTTTAGGAAAATCAGTTTCCATTCGCAGTAGAAGGACATCATATGCACTCGAACAGGAAAAGTTGATTAAAACCAGCAGGTGAGGTAAACAGGTCTGTGCAGCTTTTTTCCTCACTTCCCTACAGCTCCGATAAGATATTATAAATATCCTGATGTATGTGAAGAGAATGAAGAGCACAggaaatattacaatatttgcAAAAACAACCAAGCCATATATATTTAGCACAATTGAAGCCACACAGTGAAGTTTGTAAAATGTGCTGTTACAAATGATTCCTTTCAAAGTAAAGTTACAGAGTGTTTTATCAGCATTCAGAACAGTCGGTACTGCAACCTGACAAGCAGGTACAAGCCAAGCTAAAACCAGGAACATCCTCACAGTGGTTTTTCTCATGATAGTTGGATATTGCAGAGGTTTACATATAGACACATACCTGTCATAGGCCATGGCTGCCAAGAGTAAGAACTCTGAACCGcctaaagaataaaacatgaaatactgAAAGAGACAAGCTGAATAAGATATGATCTGGTTTTCAGATAGAAAGTCAATGAAGAGCTTTGGGTAGATAACAGTGCTGAAGAGAACAGCGTTGATTAACAAAGCTgcaatgaaaatgtacataGGCTCATGGAGGTTTTGGTGAATCCAGATCAGGTACACGATCGTAGAATTACTGcagattattaaaatatatGCTGTAAACATGATCACAAAATAAAGATATCTGTATTTAGTCATTTCCACATACCCATCAATAATTATGTAAGTTGCATTTAGTTTATTTTCCATTGAGGATATCTAAAGAAAATGCTAACATACTTCACACTATATGTTGTAGTGGATCGTCTCATGTATTCAGCTACCTGACCTTGAAGTGGACTGTGTTCTTTGAAATATTCTTGCAAATACAGATATGTAGAATTCAAACCAAAGCATTCGGCCCTGGTGATGTTTTTATCAGCCTGCTTCACCCTCCGTGGATCTCATTAAACTTTCCATCAATAACTTCCGTCACGTGAACAACATCAAACTCTAGAGGCCTGGACCAGCGGCGGCCTGTGGCACCGAGGGCGCCACTGCATTGGGGGGCGTCTGGAGAAGGAAATGCATCAACCCGCATGTGATCAGCTCTGCAGGGATGTGCGCACTATCTGGAACAATTCATGTGTACATATTGACGCAAGCTGCAGTCCATGTGGGAGTTGCCATTACTCTCTGACACTGTAGCGGGCGCTGCTGACTAAACGCAGGGAAAAGGTTTAGAGgccaaacattttaacatgcaaCCACTGAACAGCACACATGCCGCTCTGCCATGATTGTGTTTGCAGAGCCCGCCGCGGCGCTCACAAATCACTTGGTGCCCGTGAGGTCATAGTTCATCATCAGAACCTCCCaccgcacacaaacacaccaacatccACAAAATCATATTTACACAATCTCATTTACTGGCGACAGAACTGcccacaaaacaaaatattaaaatagttcTAATGTTCTAAtccaaagattttttttacaacattgaAACTCTGAACattttgcacattaaaaaaacagctcagaTTATTATAATAGTTTCTCTGCACATAATGTGATAATGTCTGTACATTCAGTTTAAACCTCGCCCCCTCTCGCCGCTGGAGTAATTAAGACGGGAGCAAATGTGGAAGACAGGtattataaattcatttaaagAGCAATAAAGTTCAAGTAAGGAGGAGgttgattttttcattttttaactgtgtgtctattattgttaccatgacgacgaGGGTCTGGTACACCTGTGGTAGGTacgctcctatgggtcgtatctgGGAGAAGGGACAAATGACCTATATTGTTGTTTAGACTGCAGGACTTGTTGGGCTTATCTGTTCTATGATctatttatactttttaatcTTCATCTCCATTTTTGATCTCCAGTTGCTGCCACCTGCGTCTTGTTGTCATCACATTACAGCTGagtaaatatattaaaatatgtgaTGTGCAGCCTATTTTACGGTAAACTTCCACCACTATCACACATTGAGGAAATTTAAATAAGGTTAAAAATATGGACtacacaaagtaaaaatacagtatCAGCCCACAGTCCACATAGGAAGGCATTAATATTTGGAGCTCCAGTGGATCAACTtgagagatgatgatgatgatatgcgTTCAGAATTtgtttccactgaaaacaagttgttaaaaataaaaacagctattctatgtttaaaaaaacaaaacatcaattGTTATTTCTAAGCCTTTAGTGATCATCAAATACTTTGCTGTTTATGGTTGACGGCCTTAACCACAACAGATCGCCGTgattctgcttcttttcttttttaaactcacGACCAAAGTAAAGTGCTTCATctgatttaggaaaaaaaagactactATGCAATTCATAGTACACactacatttaattatttaatttcatttatttaattattatttatgaaaatgacaTCAGACATTATTTACTAGTATTATTAGTTTTTaccagagaaataaaaactcacaTTAAACACTCTTTATGAATTGAGTAAATCAGTACAAATACATTAGTTCACTTTGGCGTGACACAACAGCTGTTTGAGGTGTTTGGATATTTCTTTCATCTTTAGTCCGTATATGATTGGATTACACAGAggattatacattattatttgCAAGGTCATTATCAGACGTAAAGTTTTTGGAAAATCTGATTCCAGTCTAACTATGATGATATCATACGTAAGCAAACAAGAATAGTTGATTAAAACCAGCAGGTGAGGTAAACAGgtctgtgcagctttttttctgACTTCTCCACAACTTCTGTAGGAGATTATAAGGATCTTTGTGTAGGTAAAAAGAATGAAGAGCATGGGGAAAAGTGCAACATTAAGCAGAACAACTAGACCATATACAGATAGCACTCTCGAACTCA
This genomic interval from Seriola aureovittata isolate HTS-2021-v1 ecotype China chromosome 11, ASM2101889v1, whole genome shotgun sequence contains the following:
- the LOC130177614 gene encoding olfactory receptor 11A1-like; protein product: MENKLNATYIIIDGYVEMTKYRYLYFVIMFTAYILIICSNSTIVYLIWIHQNLHEPMYIFIAALLINAVLFSTVIYPKLFIDFLSENQIISYSACLFQYFMFYSLGGSEFLLLAAMAYDRYVSICKPLQYPTIMRKTTVRMFLVLAWLVPACQVAVPTVLNADKTLCNFTLKGIICNSTFYKLHCVASIVLNIYGLVVFANIVIFPVLFILFTYIRIFIISYRSCREVRKKAAQTCLPHLLVLINFSCSSAYDVLLLRMETDFPKTVRFIMTLQMILYHPLFNPIIYGLKMKEIYKHLKRLFCPGKII